A window of Rhododendron vialii isolate Sample 1 chromosome 13a, ASM3025357v1 contains these coding sequences:
- the LOC131314188 gene encoding KH domain-containing protein At4g18375-like, with the protein MGENGKRSRPRRERDGDSKHQKRRVNDRDRDRDRDEKAGDDELIVYRILCPDGFIGSVIGKSGKVINSIRQETRARVKVVDPFPGAKDRVITIYCYVRDKDNVEIDEEFDDGEPLCPAQDALIKVHNAIAEAIDSFGDSDKKWKDKEECKILVPSSQSANIIGKSGATIKRLRSKTRANIKVTPKDASDPIHSCAMEFDNFLVITGDPDAVKKALFAISAIMYKFGPKEEIPLDTNVPEALPNIIIPSDVPIFPSGGLYTGVDPRSVPPMLGAAGIPELQGYPDAGSTWPVYSNALPLVSGYGGTSRSGELVVRVLCPSNTIGRVIGKGGSSIKSVRQASGACVDVDDTKANRGECIITVTSTESTDDLKSIAVEAVLLLQGKINDEDDDDVTIRLLVPSKVIGCIIGKSGSIVNEIRKRTKADVHISKGEKPKCADANDELVEVVGKVGSVRDALVQIVLRLRDDVLKDRERGHNQSAGADSYYSGGTGFSAHSVLPSVPPVAPVGYEQRDEAGSGLGMRSSSSLYGYGSLPVGDDGYGSLPSYSSKLYGGLPPPSTLEMVVPGHAVGKVMGKGGANIGNIRKISGAVVEISESKSSRGDRVALISGTPEQKRAAENLIQAFIMAT; encoded by the exons ATGGGCGAGAATGGGAAGCGATCACGTCCCAGGAGGGAACGCGACGGCGATAGCAAACATCAGAAGAGGCGGGTAAATGatagagacagagacagagacagagacgaGAAAGCGGGTGACGATGAACTGATTGTTTACAGGATACTGTGCCCTGATGGGTTCATTGGTAGTGTGATTGGAAAGAGTGGGAAAGTGATAAACTCGATACGGCAGGAGACAAGGGCCCGGGTTAAGGTTGTGGATCCGTTCCCGGGGGCAAAGGATAGAGTTATAACTATCTATTGCTATGTCAGGGACAAAGATAATGTGGAAATCGACGAGGAATTTGATGACGGCGAGCCACTTTGCCCCGCCCAAGATGCGCTTATCAAAGTGCACAACGCTATTGCGGAGGCGATTGATTCCTTTGGAGATTCTGATAAGAAGTGGAAAGACAAGGAAGAGTGCAAAATTCTTGTTCCTTCTAGCCAGTCCGCAAATATTATTGGGAAGTCTGGGGCAACTATAAAGAGATTGAGGAGCAAAACAAGGGCAAACATTAAGGTTACTCCAAAGGATGCTAGTGACCCCATTCATTCTTGTGCAATGGAGTTCGACAACTTTCTTGTG ATAACTGGTGATCCAGATGCAGTGAAGAAAGCGTTGTTCGCAATTTCAGCAATTATGTACAAGTTCGGTCCAAAGGAAGAGATTCCTCTTGACACTAACGTGCCTGAAGCTCTTCCAAACATTATTATCCCTTCAGATGTTCCTATTTTCCCTTCCGGTGGGCTCTATACGGGTGTAGATCCCCGATCTGTTCCTCCTATGCTAGGTGCAGCAGGTATACCGGAACTGCAAGGCTACCCTGATGCAGGGAGTACTTGGCCTGTTTATTCAAATGCCCTTCCTTTAGTTTCTGGTTATGGTGGAACATCTAGATCAGGGGAATTAGTTGTAAGAGTTCTGTGTCCCTCTAACACGATTGGCCGCGTAATTGGCAAGGGAGGGAGTTCCATTAAAAGTGTGAGGCAGGCCAGCGGTGCTTGTGTTGATGTAGACGATACAAAAGCGAATCGTGGCGAATGTATCATCACTGTCACCTCAACAGAG TCAACAGACGATTTGAAATCCATAGCTGTTGAAGCTGTTCTGTTGCTGCAAGGTAAGATaaatgatgaagatgatgacgACGTCACTATCCGGCTTCTTGTTCCATCTAAAGTTATTGGCTGTATTATTGGAAAAAGTGGTTCAATCGTAAATGAGATTAGGAAGAGAACTAAGGCTGATGTCCATATCTCCAAAGGTGAGAAGCCCAAGTGTGCTGATGCCAATGATGAACTTGTTGAG GTTGTCGGGAAAGTTGGGAGTGTGAGGGATGCACTTGTACAGATTGTTCTGAGGCTTCGAGATGATGTCTTAAAAGATAGGGAACGTGGTCATAACCAGTCTGCTGGTGCTGATTCTTACTACTCTGGTGGCACTGGCTTTTCAGCACACTCAGTTTTGCCTAGTGTCCCCCCTGTTGCTCCAGTGGGTTATGAGCAGAGAGATGAAGCTGGGAGTGGGTTGGGCATGCGTTCTTCAAGCAGTCTCTACGGATATGGATCTCTACCG GTGGGGGATGATGGCTATGGCTCTTTGCCTTCGTACTCATCCAAGCTGTATGGAGG ATTGCCGCCTCCATCAACCCTTGAGATGGTGGTTCCTGGACATGCAGTGGGTAAAGTGATGGGCAAAGGTGGGGCGAACATAGGAAACATTCGCAAG ATATCTGGAGCAGTTGTAGAGATCTCTGAATCCAAATCTTCCCGGGGTGATCGTGTGGCTCTAATATCCGGCACACCCGAGCAGAAGCGTGCTGCTGAAAACTTGATTCAGGCATTTATAATGGCCACCTAA
- the LOC131314192 gene encoding uncharacterized protein LOC131314192 — protein MRTISSSVFTMLSPPIMPHLQRCSLFGFKGRQPISTTIDALSNNGAVSRGAASCNAVEDAHRRRSSLESLFCYDNKAILEEIIETPVGLSLAKKVNGDNPSCPDCQAKGAVLCRTCSGSGLCVDSILESQGIVVKVRCLGCGGIGNILCLECGGRGHVDLK, from the coding sequence ATGAGGACAATTTCATCATCAGTGTTCACCATGTTGTCTCCACCCATTATGCCTCATCTTCAAAGGTGTTCGTTGTTTGGTTTCAAAGGGAGACAACCCATCAGTACCACAATCGATGCCCTTTCCAACAACGGCGCCGTTTCTCGTGGCGCGGCTTCGTGTAATGCAGTTGAAGATGCTCACAGGCGAAGAAGTAGTCTTGAATCGCTGTTTTGTTATGATAATAAGGCTATACTGGAGGAGATAATTGAGACGCCAGTAGGTTTATCTTTAGCAAAGAAAGTAAATGGAGATAACCCCAGTTGCCCTGATTGCCAAGCCAAAGGGGCTGTCCTTTGCCGCACTTGCTCTGGTTCTGGCTTATGTGTTGACTCTATATTGGAAAGCCAGGGCATCGTTGTCAAAGTCCGATGCTTAGGTTGTGGTGGAATTGGTAATATTTTGTGTTTAGAATGCGGTGGCCGTGGTCATGTTGATCTTAAATGA
- the LOC131314194 gene encoding uncharacterized protein LOC131314194 — METEQRTQTSLNQVGTSETNGSSLVGTVKKLLFRQMLVGVSDGRFFLGTFYCIDKQGNIILQDAVEYRNTRHSSPSPMEQRCLGLILIPFSCRKSCHVDCSIEEQLSLLSLKE, encoded by the coding sequence ATGGAAACTGAACAACGCACGCAGACATCTTTAAATCAAGTAGGAACTTCTGAAACAAATGGCTCCAGTCTAGTGGGTACAGTGAAGAAACTGCTATTTCGGCAAATGCTAGTGGGGGTAAGTGACGGGCGCTTTTTCTTGGGCACATTCTACTGCATTGATAAGCAAGGAAACATTATTCTCCAAGATGCAGTGGAGTATCGAAACACCAGACATTCTTCCCCTTCTCCAATGGAACAACGGTGCCTTGGCCTCATTCTTATCCCCTTCTCTTGCCGAAAATCTTGTCATGTCGATTGCTCCATTGAAGAACAATTGTCGCTACTTTCACTGAAGGAATAG